The genomic region AGACTACAGCATTGTGAACcgcaatggagagcgttacatCGTGTTTAATATCCATATGGCTGGGCGTCAACTGTGTTCTCGGCGTTATCGCGAATTTTCCAATCTTCATTCAATATTAAGAAAGGAATTTTCTGGATTTAATTTTCCTAAACTGCCTGGAAAGTGGCCATTTCAATTGAGCGAGCAGCAGTTAGATACACGCCGGCGTGGTCTTGAACAGTACTTGGAGAAAGTTTGCGCCGTGCGCGTCATCGCCGAAAGCGACGCGGTGCAAGATTTTCTCACTGACTCAGAGGACGATATATCCGCTTCTCCAGTGGATATAAAAGTAATGCTGCCCGATCATGAAGTATCGACGGTCTCGGCCAGAAAATCTGCCAACGCGCAGGTGGTGTGGGAACTTTTGGTTCAGCGCGCCAATCTTACTTCGTACACACAGCAATATTTTTATCTCTTTGAGATTGTCGAATATAACTTCGAGCGAAAGTTGCAGCCACACGAGATTCCACACCAACTGTATGTTCAAAACTACAGTACCGCCTCCAGCACTTGCCTGTGTGTGCGCCGGTGGCTATTCTCAGTGAGTAGGGAACTTGGCTTACCCGATGGCGAACAAGCAGCAAAGTTTATTTTCTACCAGGTATCTAAATCTAAAACTGCTGCAAGTTAATTGATGCTAACTTTGAGTTTTTGCAGGCGGTCGATGAAGTCAATCGCGGATATATTCGTGCTGAAGGTCGACTTTACGAATTGAAAGCCTTACAGGATGCAAAGAAAGCATCAGAATATTTGGCATTGGCGCGCACGCTCCCCGGATATGGCGATGTCGTATTTCCGCATTGTTCCTGTGATAGTCGTAAGGAAGGACATGTAGTACCAGCTGTAGGTAagtaaataatacattttctatatgaattaatgtaataataattatgaaatatgtttcaacttaaaaaaaaaatttcgtattaTTAACAATATTTAGAAATATGCCCATGCAATTTTGTGATCTCGTAGAAACAGTAAGCTAataacgaaaaaataataacttatgCTGTATCCATCGTATTTCGTATCGACACTGGGTAGTTTTATTATCTTGGGTTCATCATTTGTActaaatttgagtaattttgcttcatttataacTAAGTTACAAGCTTTATTCTTGACTAAACCGATTTTTCTAGTTCCCattttagtatatgtatatatgtatatatatacgatGTGTGTGTCAAAAGTAAcgcgaatttttttgttttttcaaaaattatttattcattcattaatatctattttgtccccttcaaagtaatccccatgagatattatgcacttgtgccaacgttttttccaatcctcgaagcactttaaaatatcatttttttatcttgttcagctcctccttcgatgccgtcttaatctcgtcaatcgtagcgtagcgtcgtcctttcataggcctcttcagtttcggcaacaagaaaaagtcacagggggcccgATCtgaggaatacggtggctgtggcatcattagtgtgttgtttttggccaaaaagtcgcgcacaagcaacgatgtgtgagcaggggcgttaccgtgatgcaagagccaatttttgttcttccacaaatccgcgatactttttgaacacaccttgtatatacgtatatgtcaATATCTATCTCTattcctttatgctgttacatacaaccgttaCATGAATTAAATCATACTATTTTATGCATAAGTGCGTGGACATAGTAAACTTAGATAATAACTTACCGCTTGCAGCAGACAGCTGGTAGGGGATTGACGAAAACCCGCTGTCAAAATTAGAACACATTTAATAGTATGAAATTGCACAGAATTGCGGCGGGACGAATTTTTTGCCATCTGTTATTTTGACGGCGGCAAAATAATTAGAATCATTTCTATTTTCTCCAACGGGTTGAAGACTCAGGGTTGGTTTTCTGATTACTTGATGACAATTTACTTTCTACAGGCGGACCTCGATTTGCACTAGAAACATTGcaaattatcaaattaaaaaaaagtagttctTTTGTTGCAATAAACGTCAACGAGTTGCTGCATAAATATTGCAAACTGCTTATTTGTGAGGATACGAAGCATTGATTTAGGCAGGCATTGCGTAGGATATCTCTATTTTATTTTCGAAGAATTGTGAATTATTATAGAGCAGAGTACttacttcaaatttaaattgtttttcaacaGGTATAAAAAGTTTTCGTTTGCATGCTTGTCGGGAAGATGGTTCGCTTGAGGCGCAAGTAGTCGAGTTAACCTGGGAAAGTATAACTCGCTGGGAAAGTGACGAGGAGTCAATGTCATTCTGCTTTCAATACAATCGTCCGGATAAGCCGGCGCGTTGGGTGAAAGTATACACGCCATATGTAAGTAAAgattgaactattttttattgataataGTCAAACAAAAATCCGATATTTCAGCATTCATTTTTAGCCGATTGTTTTGAACGAATAATTGAAGAACGCAAGTGGGAAGATACCGGCGATTAACAAAAGAACGTCCATAACGCTTGAGCGTGGGCTTCACtttattatagttttaaaatattttaagggcTTCACATAACTCATCAAATAATTATCAACTCCATTCCCCTACATTTTTATATACTACTCATTATTACATCTTTTCAGAACTATCTGAACGCTGTAGCATTATTTTCTACCCTTATCATTTTTCTCTTCCCACCCACTCTAAGTAAAATATTGCTTGTACTTAGGTATAGAGAGTCCTGGAACGTCACTGTAACTCGTTGTTGAAATTGAAGGGATGTCTATAAATTccaacatattatatattatatataaacatttgtaaattttgttgtacACTCTCAAGTACTATACAAATGGATCAACTCAACACaccataatataatatttataattctaaaatattgaaaaaattatcagaAGTGTTGAATCACAAAAAGTTAACGAACATTACACGCATGAATTAATACTTACCTACGTTCATATATCATTTTATAAATCAGAAACAGTGgtttttataattaagtaaaaacaactgcatacaagcatacatataactgattaaaaatattcatacaatGCACCATAAACACAGTGAAAATTGACATCTCGCACCAAGAACAAATTCAATTGCTTATAGCGTCACTACACTTAAACTAATCTAAGATGTTTAAAGAAATTAATGTTAAAATTGTTGTCAATTTCTAAGAATCAAGCTTAGGTACTGcgtagtaattaaaaaaaaaataactcattAGTAGCGCAAGTAGGGGAAATCTAAGTGAAGCCAGAATGATGATCgattgagtgaaaaatcaaatAACAGCAAATTCTATTCTTAAGATTGCCTATTAAactgtttataaataaaaaagtctcTAAAACGCGTTAAAAATAGTTATAATCAAGTGTCACAAAGAGATAGGAAAGCCAGAAACAAATGCCGTAGAATTATAGTTTGGCGTTGCTGACAAGCAGAGTAATAAATCAATAATTGTAGCAACTCAAGTGAAATCTATTTGTAGAGAACTTTaaacttcaaataaattaactttaaaTCGTAAAACGAAcaaacataaacacatacagatatttaattaatatgctTTGCAatctattttgtttattaagaaTTTCGCAATTTGGTTTAgcgatttttcttaaatttagaaTGTTTGTATAATGTTCTTTAAGAAGTGGAATTGTGGCCATTACattgttaattattattttatagtaaCATGCTCGTTCCAACACTGACATTCCTTAAgaattaaagttattttttgacGTCAGTCAAGTGCAAATGAAAATAAGCGAACTAATTCTGCATTTACTGAATAAGCTATTTattaaatagtaataataataatcgggTAATAAATATCTCATGATTAAATACAACATTATTTTTCCTATTCATTTTCGACGATGCAGTGCAGCTGATGCTTCTAAACTCAAATACACAACACggattaatttgatttaagtaaaaaaaatacctgtgCTATTTTAATTATTACCACACATCCATTAATCTTAAATGGAGAGCATATTTATAGGCAAACAGTTTCTCGgaataatttatgaaaattacatATTCGATACTCACACACTTCTCAAAATTCAGGTTCCAATGTAAACATGTTAAATATCACATAATAACATCCTGAAAGTAGttcatttacttttactttcatccaagttattgaaaaacattacttgtgaataatcaaaatttttacttaaatctaAGGGAACTTAATCATTTTCAGGGAATTTGCTATTTCATCTCCAAAGAAGTGTTCATCTTTgttgaattaacaaaaaattatcgaGCCAAATGTTGATGCTTTTAAGTATACAGAAATTTGAGGGTAATATGTTTTTCCGCCTCAAACGTATTAGTTGCCGTCGGTAGCTATGCACAGCCGGTCAAATCTGTTATTGcgcacataacttttttgttcgaATAAATTTACAGGCTAGTAGATTCATGTTCGTAGTAAATTCACAGTGTCCTCTGGCACCCTGCTATGGTATATGATAGATTTGGATAGAACCTCTATTTAATTTATCAAATGGCTATCGAATATCCACCTATATGCAAGTATCAATAGAAACTCGAATttgatttaatatatttttgaaatccatttccataaaaatttaaatgtattgcaaaaaaaaaagaaatggctttgtctttttgtttgtaaatttgttaGTGTCAAGGCTTAGATCTCtttcgtaaataaaaaatgaaatttagtaTAACGCTTTTTTATTGAGTTGAATTCAGAACATATGCACGTACATTTTGCTCCACTATCAGCTTGCAGCTGCTGTCGCATAGATACATtcccattttattattttatgcatttgtaaattatcattataaacATTTAGCAAGCATTATAATgtgattatttaaaataattttattatatgttaAAATAATAGCAAACGCTTCAACCCAATGAATTTCatctatttaaatttatattagatttaaaaccataaataaattaaatattgcaaaaataacaagtttcgatttaataatttttttaacaactaaTGAAAAGTAATAGTGCGATGAAAGTATTAGAAGAAAGTAAGGAATAGAATgattatggaaaaataaaaataaaaaaggctttgaaaaaaaagcctTAATTGGATTTCGGTACGGTACTCGGTCAATTCAATGATTTGTTTCcttaaaaatgcataaaacaGCGTCTTAGGCCAACTGAGGTTTACACGGTGGTTTTTCCTAAAAGTAATCTtggtgaagcaccaaaatgtagaacattttttttttaatagcggtcacccctcggtaggtaatggcaaacatccgagtgtatttctgtcatgaaaaagcacctcataaaaatatctgtcgttcggagtcggcttaaaactgtaggtccctccatttatggaacaacatcaagacacacgccacaaataggaggaggagctcggccaaacacctaacagaaatggacgcatcaattatttatttttattttttaataggttCGACATAACCTTATACAAGTATGTAATATTAAGAACACTGGCGCGGACTCATAATAGCCATGAACTAACTCCAGACAATTTAATCTTAAAATGTTTTCGCAGGTGTATTGCatttactggataatttttgaagtgagaaATTCGAAATGCTTGCCTATTTGGCAGTGATTGATTGAGATAAAAAGACGATGTATAtggcacatatatatgtatgtacataagaatCATACTTTAATTGCCCCTTTCGTGGTATCAACgagttacatatatatgtatgtatgtatgtacagtgaaaCCTCTCTAGGGCGGACACTCACCGTCAACCAGCTTTTGCCCGTACAAGAGAGGTGTCCACTCAAAAGAGGGTAACTTCTTCCGATACATAAGATTTGATATAGAAAAACATGTCCGCTCAAGGGAGGTGTGCCGCTAATAGAGGTGTTCGTTATGAAAGGTTACAGGAATTTATGGTGATGATGAAGTATATTTGGAAATCCATTGCAACAGATTTCCACGCAAACTAACACAAGgcatcttaaataaaaatggtttgGCTTAAGTATTTGAACGACATGGCAATGAAGTTCGTCCagaagtttgaagaaaacatcaccgCTACAGGCTGGTAAGATGGCTGTGCCGCTTCTTACCAAAATGAAAGGTCTGAACATGGCAAAGCGAAAAGCGCAGTCAAGCGCGACGCAAATTTACAAACACTTTGACTACTCAAAAAGGGaatcatatatttaaaaagatatgcggctagctgacattacaacaattttcaaagcaagatgtggtttactaaagctaaatgcaactacgtatggaaatgctcagaaaattTGCACCCTTCGCACATGCACCACTTTTTAGGAAGATGTTCGGTACTGAAGGAAATCAGAACAAGATACCAAAACGCAGGGAAGCTACATATATGAATCAGAAATAAAAGATATACTTAACGGCCCCAATTGGAAAAGACTAACTTGTTTAATATACTCAGCATTACGCTATCGAGaatttcttattgcagagtttaattattaattaatctgTGAATCTTGCGCGTTTCCAATATCAAAATGAAGCTAATTCCGTAGTCATTTTCACAGATATTTGAGGTCTGg from Anastrepha obliqua isolate idAnaObli1 chromosome 2, idAnaObli1_1.0, whole genome shotgun sequence harbors:
- the LOC129237552 gene encoding sorting nexin-27, giving the protein MSGAGVGGDSAEQSGPRVVHIYKTETGFGFNVRGQVSEGGQLRSINGELYAPLQHVSAVLENGAAEKAGIKKGDRILEVNGVSVEGATHKQVVDLIKSGGDCLTLTVISVTQQEAERLEPQEDQTGYSYIDYSDKRSLPISIPDYSIVNRNGERYIVFNIHMAGRQLCSRRYREFSNLHSILRKEFSGFNFPKLPGKWPFQLSEQQLDTRRRGLEQYLEKVCAVRVIAESDAVQDFLTDSEDDISASPVDIKVMLPDHEVSTVSARKSANAQVVWELLVQRANLTSYTQQYFYLFEIVEYNFERKLQPHEIPHQLYVQNYSTASSTCLCVRRWLFSVSRELGLPDGEQAAKFIFYQAVDEVNRGYIRAEGRLYELKALQDAKKASEYLALARTLPGYGDVVFPHCSCDSRKEGHVVPAVGIKSFRLHACREDGSLEAQVVELTWESITRWESDEESMSFCFQYNRPDKPARWVKVYTPYHSFLADCFERIIEERKWEDTGD